Proteins from a genomic interval of Panthera tigris isolate Pti1 chromosome A2, P.tigris_Pti1_mat1.1, whole genome shotgun sequence:
- the CFAP100 gene encoding cilia- and flagella-associated protein 100 isoform X3 — translation MSRDVDFFLLRDQERNKSRLEREQKKTLRMHQKMTYASKVLAKHTSLRRELQLEDEMQDQEVRAEAERLRAFHDNTAWKLSMTKEKKMESDNLNNYINQKRQMFRIQYALDMKQQEIQRLELLVTKEEAELERAERSLENDAALFEEFLRENDRSSVQALKAAEKETKAKVEKILEIRDLTTQIMNIKSEISKFEDTLQHYKAYKDFLYKLSPKEWLKEREEKRLALKKAKEVTEPPIENTLHSTIRDKGPGTKGKTGSREGQGPKKSWKFLQVAQLGQIPSSTLNLQHRSQASVYSGLNAKGSDSTTTMTEDSGSDGEELDLYFTEPQQLLDIFTKLEEQNLSLIQNTQEMEETLEDLNCTLKNTQIRMDREVNQLKQWVNTLMTSIAKEEETVAELQLKARVFHFGEYKGAQEDKLLESLNRKVLDVYRHCIGTQQESNLGTVQMLTIIEHYLNELLEHLEHVPQVKIEQAEKAKEKERRMRLREEKVLMQKQLQEERLQRAQARAQAEIKKKRGRRLVCRSQLPVLKIKVEPEHVLMDKDKEEQLLFFT, via the exons ATGTCTAGAGACGTGGATTTCTTCTTGCTCAGAGATCAGGAGCGGAATAAGTCTCGCCTA GAGCGGGAGCAGAAGAAGACGCTGCGGATGCACCAAAAGATGACCTACGCGTCCAAAGTGTTGGCCAAGCACACCAGCCTGCGTCGCGAGCTGCAGCTGGAGGATGAGATGCAGGACCAGGAGGTGCGCGCCGAGGCGGAGCGGCTGCGCGCCTTCCACGACAACACGGCGTGGAAGCTCTCCATGACCAAAG AAAAGAAGATGGAATCTGACAACCTGAACAACTACATCAACCAGAAGCGTCAGATGTTCCGCATCCAG TACGCCCTGGACATGAAGCAGCAGGAGATCCAGCGGCTGGAGCTGCTGGTGACCAAagaggaggcagagctggagCGGGCAGAAAGGTCCCTGGAGAATGACGCCGCCCTGTTCGAGGAGTTCCTCCGGGAGAATGATCGCAGCTCGGTGCAGGCCCTAAAAGC GGCTGAGAAGGAGACCAAAGCAAAGGTGGAGAAGATCTTGGAAATCCGGGACCTGACCACCCAGATCATGAACATCAAAAG CGAGATCTCCAAATTTGAAGACACTTTGCAGCATTACAAGGCCTACAAGGACTTCCTGTACAAGCTGTCGCCCAAGGAGTggttgaaagagagggaggagaagcgTTTGGCTCTCAAAAAGGCCAAGGAGGTCACTGAGCCCCCCATAGAGAACACTTTACACTCCACGATCCGGGACAAAG GACCAGGGACCAAGGGCAAGACAGGCTCCAGAG AGGGGCAGGGCCCAAAGAAGTCCTGGAAGTTCCTGCAGGTGGCGCAGCTGGGGCAGATCCCGTCCAGCACCCTGAACCTCCAGCATAGAAGCCAGGCCAGTGTGTATAGTGGGCTGAACGCCAAAGG GTCAGACTCTACCACCACTATGACTGAGGACTCAGGCAGCGACGGGGAG GAGCTGGACCTATACTTCACGGAGCCCCAGCAGCTCCTGGACATCTTCACGAAGCTAGAGGAGCAGAACCTGTCGCTCATCCAGAACACGCAGGAGATGGAGGAGACCCTGGAGGATCTGAACTGCACCCTGAAAAACACCCAGATCCGCAT GGACAGGGAAGTCAACCAGCTGAAGCAGTGGGTCAACACGCTGATGACGTCCATCGCCAAGGAAGAGGAGACAGTGGCCGAGCTGCAGCTCAAAGCTCGAGTGTTCCACTTCGGCGAGTACAAGGGCGCTCAGGAG GACAAGCTTCTGGAAAGCCTGAACCGCAAGGTGCTGGACGTGTACCGGCACTGCATCGGCACCCAGCAGGAGTCCAACCTGGGCACTGTGCAGATGCTCACCATCATCGAGCACTACCTGAACGAGCTGCTCGAACACCTAGAGCATGTACCCCAGGTCAAGATCGAGCAGGCTGAGAAGGCCAAAGAGAAGGAGCGCCGCATGAG ACTCCGGGAAGAGAAGGTGCTGATGCAGAAGCAGCTGCAGGAGGAGCGTCTGCAACGGGCCCAGGCTCGGGCCCAGGCAGAGATCAAGAAGAAG agaggcaggaggctggTGTGTCGCTCCCAGCTCCCAGTCCTGAAAATAAAGGTGGAGCCTGAGCACGTGCTGATGGACAAGGACAAGGAGGAGCAGCTGCTATTCTTCACCTAG
- the CFAP100 gene encoding cilia- and flagella-associated protein 100 isoform X2, with protein MSRITSTMVSKDMIYNKNILESTDNSSTSVIEEKKEKRRNTVPEIVPDHAANPFHMSRDVDFFLLRDQERNKSRLEREQKKTLRMHQKMTYASKVLAKHTSLRRELQLEDEMQDQEVRAEAERLRAFHDNTAWKLSMTKEKKMESDNLNNYINQKRQMFRIQYALDMKQQEIQRLELLVTKEEAELERAERSLENDAALFEEFLRENDRSSVQALKAAEKETKAKVEKILEIRDLTTQIMNIKSEISKFEDTLQHYKAYKDFLYKLSPKEWLKEREEKRLALKKAKEVTEPPIENTLHSTIRDKEGQGPKKSWKFLQVAQLGQIPSSTLNLQHRSQASVYSGLNAKGSDSTTTMTEDSGSDGEELDLYFTEPQQLLDIFTKLEEQNLSLIQNTQEMEETLEDLNCTLKNTQIRMDREVNQLKQWVNTLMTSIAKEEETVAELQLKARVFHFGEYKGAQEDKLLESLNRKVLDVYRHCIGTQQESNLGTVQMLTIIEHYLNELLEHLEHVPQVKIEQAEKAKEKERRMRLREEKVLMQKQLQEERLQRAQARAQAEIKKKRGRRLVCRSQLPVLKIKVEPEHVLMDKDKEEQLLFFT; from the exons TGCCCGAGATTGTTCCTGACCATGCGGCTAATCCTTTCCACATGTCTAGAGACGTGGATTTCTTCTTGCTCAGAGATCAGGAGCGGAATAAGTCTCGCCTA GAGCGGGAGCAGAAGAAGACGCTGCGGATGCACCAAAAGATGACCTACGCGTCCAAAGTGTTGGCCAAGCACACCAGCCTGCGTCGCGAGCTGCAGCTGGAGGATGAGATGCAGGACCAGGAGGTGCGCGCCGAGGCGGAGCGGCTGCGCGCCTTCCACGACAACACGGCGTGGAAGCTCTCCATGACCAAAG AAAAGAAGATGGAATCTGACAACCTGAACAACTACATCAACCAGAAGCGTCAGATGTTCCGCATCCAG TACGCCCTGGACATGAAGCAGCAGGAGATCCAGCGGCTGGAGCTGCTGGTGACCAAagaggaggcagagctggagCGGGCAGAAAGGTCCCTGGAGAATGACGCCGCCCTGTTCGAGGAGTTCCTCCGGGAGAATGATCGCAGCTCGGTGCAGGCCCTAAAAGC GGCTGAGAAGGAGACCAAAGCAAAGGTGGAGAAGATCTTGGAAATCCGGGACCTGACCACCCAGATCATGAACATCAAAAG CGAGATCTCCAAATTTGAAGACACTTTGCAGCATTACAAGGCCTACAAGGACTTCCTGTACAAGCTGTCGCCCAAGGAGTggttgaaagagagggaggagaagcgTTTGGCTCTCAAAAAGGCCAAGGAGGTCACTGAGCCCCCCATAGAGAACACTTTACACTCCACGATCCGGGACAAAG AGGGGCAGGGCCCAAAGAAGTCCTGGAAGTTCCTGCAGGTGGCGCAGCTGGGGCAGATCCCGTCCAGCACCCTGAACCTCCAGCATAGAAGCCAGGCCAGTGTGTATAGTGGGCTGAACGCCAAAGG GTCAGACTCTACCACCACTATGACTGAGGACTCAGGCAGCGACGGGGAG GAGCTGGACCTATACTTCACGGAGCCCCAGCAGCTCCTGGACATCTTCACGAAGCTAGAGGAGCAGAACCTGTCGCTCATCCAGAACACGCAGGAGATGGAGGAGACCCTGGAGGATCTGAACTGCACCCTGAAAAACACCCAGATCCGCAT GGACAGGGAAGTCAACCAGCTGAAGCAGTGGGTCAACACGCTGATGACGTCCATCGCCAAGGAAGAGGAGACAGTGGCCGAGCTGCAGCTCAAAGCTCGAGTGTTCCACTTCGGCGAGTACAAGGGCGCTCAGGAG GACAAGCTTCTGGAAAGCCTGAACCGCAAGGTGCTGGACGTGTACCGGCACTGCATCGGCACCCAGCAGGAGTCCAACCTGGGCACTGTGCAGATGCTCACCATCATCGAGCACTACCTGAACGAGCTGCTCGAACACCTAGAGCATGTACCCCAGGTCAAGATCGAGCAGGCTGAGAAGGCCAAAGAGAAGGAGCGCCGCATGAG ACTCCGGGAAGAGAAGGTGCTGATGCAGAAGCAGCTGCAGGAGGAGCGTCTGCAACGGGCCCAGGCTCGGGCCCAGGCAGAGATCAAGAAGAAG agaggcaggaggctggTGTGTCGCTCCCAGCTCCCAGTCCTGAAAATAAAGGTGGAGCCTGAGCACGTGCTGATGGACAAGGACAAGGAGGAGCAGCTGCTATTCTTCACCTAG
- the CFAP100 gene encoding cilia- and flagella-associated protein 100 isoform X4, protein MSRITSTMVSKDMIYNKNILESTDNSSTSVIEEKKEKRRNTVPEIVPDHAANPFHMSRDVDFFLLRDQERNKSRLEREQKKTLRMHQKMTYASKVLAKHTSLRRELQLEDEMQDQEVRAEAERLRAFHDNTAWKLSMTKEKKMESDNLNNYINQKRQMFRIQYALDMKQQEIQRLELLVTKEEAELERAERSLENDAALFEEFLRENDRSSVQALKAAEKETKAKVEKILEIRDLTTQIMNIKSEISKFEDTLQHYKAYKDFLYKLSPKEWLKEREEKRLALKKAKEVTEPPIENTLHSTIRDKGPGTKGKTGSREGQGPKKSWKFLQVAQLGQIPSSTLNLQHRSQASVYSGLNAKGSDSTTTMTEDSGSDGEELDLYFTEPQQLLDIFTKLEEQNLSLIQNTQEMEETLEDLNCTLKNTQIRMCILLTPGPAGLGCIRPVRSEESSLHTQTLTEHPFWVRPRSRLSKDKARPCLMELTFDRDRQTGSWIGRGDTDMCKRNTDNDTKGRLK, encoded by the exons TGCCCGAGATTGTTCCTGACCATGCGGCTAATCCTTTCCACATGTCTAGAGACGTGGATTTCTTCTTGCTCAGAGATCAGGAGCGGAATAAGTCTCGCCTA GAGCGGGAGCAGAAGAAGACGCTGCGGATGCACCAAAAGATGACCTACGCGTCCAAAGTGTTGGCCAAGCACACCAGCCTGCGTCGCGAGCTGCAGCTGGAGGATGAGATGCAGGACCAGGAGGTGCGCGCCGAGGCGGAGCGGCTGCGCGCCTTCCACGACAACACGGCGTGGAAGCTCTCCATGACCAAAG AAAAGAAGATGGAATCTGACAACCTGAACAACTACATCAACCAGAAGCGTCAGATGTTCCGCATCCAG TACGCCCTGGACATGAAGCAGCAGGAGATCCAGCGGCTGGAGCTGCTGGTGACCAAagaggaggcagagctggagCGGGCAGAAAGGTCCCTGGAGAATGACGCCGCCCTGTTCGAGGAGTTCCTCCGGGAGAATGATCGCAGCTCGGTGCAGGCCCTAAAAGC GGCTGAGAAGGAGACCAAAGCAAAGGTGGAGAAGATCTTGGAAATCCGGGACCTGACCACCCAGATCATGAACATCAAAAG CGAGATCTCCAAATTTGAAGACACTTTGCAGCATTACAAGGCCTACAAGGACTTCCTGTACAAGCTGTCGCCCAAGGAGTggttgaaagagagggaggagaagcgTTTGGCTCTCAAAAAGGCCAAGGAGGTCACTGAGCCCCCCATAGAGAACACTTTACACTCCACGATCCGGGACAAAG GACCAGGGACCAAGGGCAAGACAGGCTCCAGAG AGGGGCAGGGCCCAAAGAAGTCCTGGAAGTTCCTGCAGGTGGCGCAGCTGGGGCAGATCCCGTCCAGCACCCTGAACCTCCAGCATAGAAGCCAGGCCAGTGTGTATAGTGGGCTGAACGCCAAAGG GTCAGACTCTACCACCACTATGACTGAGGACTCAGGCAGCGACGGGGAG GAGCTGGACCTATACTTCACGGAGCCCCAGCAGCTCCTGGACATCTTCACGAAGCTAGAGGAGCAGAACCTGTCGCTCATCCAGAACACGCAGGAGATGGAGGAGACCCTGGAGGATCTGAACTGCACCCTGAAAAACACCCAGATCCGCAT GTGCATTCTGCTGACGCCAGGCCCAGCAGGGCTGGGCTGTATCAGGCCTGTCAGAAGTGAGGAATCATCCCTTCATACCCAAACACTGACCGAGCACCCGTTCTGGGTCAGGCCCAGGTCTAGGCTCTCCAAGGATAAGGCCAGGCCCTGCCTCATGGAACTGACATTTGACAGAGACAGGCAGACGGGCTCATGGATTGGACGTGGAGATACTGACATGTGCAAGAGGAACACAGACAATGATACGAAAGGGAGGCTGAAGTAG
- the CFAP100 gene encoding cilia- and flagella-associated protein 100 isoform X1 encodes MSRITSTMVSKDMIYNKNILESTDNSSTSVIEEKKEKRRNTVPEIVPDHAANPFHMSRDVDFFLLRDQERNKSRLEREQKKTLRMHQKMTYASKVLAKHTSLRRELQLEDEMQDQEVRAEAERLRAFHDNTAWKLSMTKEKKMESDNLNNYINQKRQMFRIQYALDMKQQEIQRLELLVTKEEAELERAERSLENDAALFEEFLRENDRSSVQALKAAEKETKAKVEKILEIRDLTTQIMNIKSEISKFEDTLQHYKAYKDFLYKLSPKEWLKEREEKRLALKKAKEVTEPPIENTLHSTIRDKGPGTKGKTGSREGQGPKKSWKFLQVAQLGQIPSSTLNLQHRSQASVYSGLNAKGSDSTTTMTEDSGSDGEELDLYFTEPQQLLDIFTKLEEQNLSLIQNTQEMEETLEDLNCTLKNTQIRMDREVNQLKQWVNTLMTSIAKEEETVAELQLKARVFHFGEYKGAQEDKLLESLNRKVLDVYRHCIGTQQESNLGTVQMLTIIEHYLNELLEHLEHVPQVKIEQAEKAKEKERRMRLREEKVLMQKQLQEERLQRAQARAQAEIKKKRGRRLVCRSQLPVLKIKVEPEHVLMDKDKEEQLLFFT; translated from the exons TGCCCGAGATTGTTCCTGACCATGCGGCTAATCCTTTCCACATGTCTAGAGACGTGGATTTCTTCTTGCTCAGAGATCAGGAGCGGAATAAGTCTCGCCTA GAGCGGGAGCAGAAGAAGACGCTGCGGATGCACCAAAAGATGACCTACGCGTCCAAAGTGTTGGCCAAGCACACCAGCCTGCGTCGCGAGCTGCAGCTGGAGGATGAGATGCAGGACCAGGAGGTGCGCGCCGAGGCGGAGCGGCTGCGCGCCTTCCACGACAACACGGCGTGGAAGCTCTCCATGACCAAAG AAAAGAAGATGGAATCTGACAACCTGAACAACTACATCAACCAGAAGCGTCAGATGTTCCGCATCCAG TACGCCCTGGACATGAAGCAGCAGGAGATCCAGCGGCTGGAGCTGCTGGTGACCAAagaggaggcagagctggagCGGGCAGAAAGGTCCCTGGAGAATGACGCCGCCCTGTTCGAGGAGTTCCTCCGGGAGAATGATCGCAGCTCGGTGCAGGCCCTAAAAGC GGCTGAGAAGGAGACCAAAGCAAAGGTGGAGAAGATCTTGGAAATCCGGGACCTGACCACCCAGATCATGAACATCAAAAG CGAGATCTCCAAATTTGAAGACACTTTGCAGCATTACAAGGCCTACAAGGACTTCCTGTACAAGCTGTCGCCCAAGGAGTggttgaaagagagggaggagaagcgTTTGGCTCTCAAAAAGGCCAAGGAGGTCACTGAGCCCCCCATAGAGAACACTTTACACTCCACGATCCGGGACAAAG GACCAGGGACCAAGGGCAAGACAGGCTCCAGAG AGGGGCAGGGCCCAAAGAAGTCCTGGAAGTTCCTGCAGGTGGCGCAGCTGGGGCAGATCCCGTCCAGCACCCTGAACCTCCAGCATAGAAGCCAGGCCAGTGTGTATAGTGGGCTGAACGCCAAAGG GTCAGACTCTACCACCACTATGACTGAGGACTCAGGCAGCGACGGGGAG GAGCTGGACCTATACTTCACGGAGCCCCAGCAGCTCCTGGACATCTTCACGAAGCTAGAGGAGCAGAACCTGTCGCTCATCCAGAACACGCAGGAGATGGAGGAGACCCTGGAGGATCTGAACTGCACCCTGAAAAACACCCAGATCCGCAT GGACAGGGAAGTCAACCAGCTGAAGCAGTGGGTCAACACGCTGATGACGTCCATCGCCAAGGAAGAGGAGACAGTGGCCGAGCTGCAGCTCAAAGCTCGAGTGTTCCACTTCGGCGAGTACAAGGGCGCTCAGGAG GACAAGCTTCTGGAAAGCCTGAACCGCAAGGTGCTGGACGTGTACCGGCACTGCATCGGCACCCAGCAGGAGTCCAACCTGGGCACTGTGCAGATGCTCACCATCATCGAGCACTACCTGAACGAGCTGCTCGAACACCTAGAGCATGTACCCCAGGTCAAGATCGAGCAGGCTGAGAAGGCCAAAGAGAAGGAGCGCCGCATGAG ACTCCGGGAAGAGAAGGTGCTGATGCAGAAGCAGCTGCAGGAGGAGCGTCTGCAACGGGCCCAGGCTCGGGCCCAGGCAGAGATCAAGAAGAAG agaggcaggaggctggTGTGTCGCTCCCAGCTCCCAGTCCTGAAAATAAAGGTGGAGCCTGAGCACGTGCTGATGGACAAGGACAAGGAGGAGCAGCTGCTATTCTTCACCTAG